In Mycteria americana isolate JAX WOST 10 ecotype Jacksonville Zoo and Gardens chromosome 3, USCA_MyAme_1.0, whole genome shotgun sequence, a single genomic region encodes these proteins:
- the KLF11 gene encoding Krueppel-like factor 11 gives MHGSPCSEMGDASAVDIVDIYESIRERQRHDSERSTCSTLEQNDIEAVEALVCMSSWGQRSQKGDILKIRPLTPFSDSGDFTMHAEATSELPKDYLSTLCMTPPHSPDFVEISAAMLLSSQVTYSKPRTVMANTAACSVTSATGASPITKPSVINMERQCSQKPVISESFAPQPCRAMATSVIRHTGDSSAYHHIPAVQEKTKVTSGYSTSRDWCGADDRRHSRLPQDTCAADDLMNKTSPVHQPYAHDSSDIVTNKGQLPVRPISPQTHLPKNCENDLQKRATPVTPVPVSSPQVLCQMIPLNGQSSMINAYVKPSTPTVSTPMKPILPQTAPLSQPVLMGPSVPQGTVMLVLPQTAVTQTPQCPQTVMTVGNTKLLPLAPAPVFIASGQSCAPQMDFSRRRNYVCNFPGCKKTYFKSSHLKAHLRTHTGEKPFSCNWEGCDKKFARSDELSRHRRTHTGEKKFACPVCERRFMRSDHLTKHTRRHMTTKKIPSWQTEVGKLNRIATAEKPKSSSALSMLIPVPSSVCQG, from the exons GTTGACATTGTGGACATCTATGAGTCTATCCGTGAAAGGCAGCGTCATGACAGCGAAAGGTCTACCTGCAGCACCTTGGAGCAGAACGACATTGAAGCCGTTGAAGCGCTTGTTTGTATGAGCTCCTGGGGTCAAAGATCGCAGAAAGGTGACATATTAAAGATAAGGCCACTTACGCCCTTCTCAGATTCTGGTGATTTCACAATGCACGCTGAGGCTACGTCTGAATTACCGAAGGACTATTTATCTACACTG tgcATGACCCCTCCGCACAGCCCTGACTTTGTTGAGATATCAGCTGCTATGCTCCTCTCCTCACAAGTCACTTACTCCAAACCAAGGACGGTCATGGCAAATACAGCTGCCTGCTCAGTCACATCAGCAACTGGTGCCTCTCCCATAACCAAGCCATCTGTTATCAACATGGAGCGACAGTGCAGCCAGAAGCCAGTGATATCTGAATCCTTTGCCCCTCAGCCTTGCAGGGCCATGGCAACAAGCGTGATACGTCACACAGGTGATAGTTCTGCTTACCATCACATTCCTGCtgtgcaagagaaaacaaaggtaACTTCAGGCTACAGCACTTCCAGAGACTGGTGTGGAGCAGATGACCGAAGACATTCCAGACTGCCACAGGACACGTGTGCTGCAGATGATTTAATGAACAAAACCTCTCCAGTACATCAGCCTTATGCACATGACTCCAGTGATATTGTGACCAATAAAGGACAACTACCAGTCCGGCCCATTTCGCCGCAGACCCACTTACCAAAGAATTGTGAGAATGACTTGCAAAAAAGAGCTACCCCAGTGACACCTGTCCCCGTTTCAAGCCCCCAAGTTCTCTGTCAAATGATCCCTTTAAATGGACAAAGCAGTATGATCAATGCCTATGTCAAACCTTCAACTCCAACAGTCTCAACTCCCATGAAACCTATTTTACCGCAGACAGccccactctctcagcctgtaCTCATGGGACCTTCTGTGCCTCAGGGGACCGTCATGTTGGTTCTTCCACAGACTGCTGTCACACAGACACCGCAGTGCCCGCAAACAGTGATGACTGTTGGGAACACCAAGTTACTGccccttgctcctgctcctgtgTTCATCGCTTCTGGTCAAAGCTGCGCGCCCCAGATGGACTTTTCTAGACGGAGGAATTATGTTTGCAACTTCCCTGGGTGCAAGAAAACCTATTTCAAAAGTTCCCACCTCAAAGCCCACCTTCGCACCCACACTG GAGAAAAGCCTTTCAGCTGCAACTGGGAAGGCTGTGACAAGAAGTTTGCCCGCTCAGATGAACTGTCACGCCACCGTAGAACTCACACAGGAGAGAAGAAGTTTGCTTGTCCTGTGTGTGAGCGTCGCTTCATGCGCAGCGATCACTTGACAAAGCACACCCGCCGCCATATGACCACAAAGAAGATCCCCAGCTGGCAGACAGAGGTTGGCAAACTCAACAGAATTGCCACAGCAGAGAAACCGAAAAGCAGCAGTGCTCTGAGTATGCTCATCCCCGTGCCGTCGTCTGTCTGTCAGGGCTAG